The following coding sequences are from one Schizosaccharomyces osmophilus chromosome 1, complete sequence window:
- the dph1 gene encoding diphthamide biosynthesis protein Dph1 yields MAEVKKVPRKRFVGKNAKKDNVSGSSRDVEDTQVVNTRVKSSGRMATRIPEEVLNDKGINEAVKLLPENYNFEVHKTIWHIRMRKAKRVALQLPEGLLMFGCILSDIFEQFCQVETIVMGDVTYGACCIDDFTARALGCDFLVHYGHSCLVPVDQTPIKVLYVFVDIKVDLGHIIASLKQNLSSKSRLALVGTIQFVGSLNTIKEELEKVEEDGKGGFHSVIPQAKPLSPGEALGCTSPYIDRNLVDAVVYIGDGRFHLESVMIANPGLPAYRYDPYSHVLTIESYAHEEMKEIRHSAIEKARSAKKFGLIQGTLGRQGSPKVLDNLKETLKKSNKEFVTVLMSEIFPDRLAQFTDVDAWVQVACPRLSIDWGYAFPAPLLTPYEASVAFQAAPWREVYPMDFYATNSLGNWTPNNPENRPLPPRRKAERAAAA; encoded by the exons ATGGCTGAAGTGAAAAAAGTCCCAAGAAAGAGGTTTGTTGGAAAAAACGCTAAGAAAGACAATGTATCTGGGTCCTCGAGGGATGTAGAGGACACACAGGTGGTCAATACACGCGTTAAAAGTTCAGGACGAATGGCAACACGGATTCCTGAGGAAGTTTTGAATGATAAAGGCATAAATGAAGCAGTGAAATTG CTTCCTGAAAACTATAACTTTGAAGTACATAAAACCATTTGGCATATTCGCatgagaaaagcaaagcgCGTGGCTTTGCAGCTTCCAGAAGGGTTATTGATGTTTGGCTGTATCTTGTCTGACATATTCGAACAGTTTTGCCAGGTGGAAACGATAGTTATGGGAGACGTCACTTATGGTGCCTGCTGTATTGATGATTTTACAGCTAGAGCTCTTGGATGTGATTTCTTGGTTCATTATGGTCACTCTTGTCTTGTACCCGTAGATCAGACACCTATCAAGGTATTGTATGTGTTTGTTGACATTAAAGTTGATTTAGGCCACATTATCGCATCTTTAAAACAgaatctttcttcaaagtcCAGATTGGCTCTGGTGGGTACAATTCAATTCGTTGGTTCTTTAAATACAATTAAAGAAGAGCTGGAGAAAGTAGAGGAAGATGGTAAGGGTGGATTCCATTCAGTTATTCCCCAAGCCAAGCCTTTGTCCCCCGGTGAAGCTCTCGGATGTACTTCTCCATATATTGACAGAAATTTGGTGGATGCTGTCGTTTACATCGGTGATGGTCGATTCCATTTGGAATCTGTCATGATTGCAAACCCTGGACTGCCTGCGTATCGTTACGACCCCTATTCACATGTTTTAACAATAGAGTCGTATGCTcatgaagaaatgaaagaaatccGGCACTCCGCGATTGAGAAAGCCAGAAGTGCAAAGAAGTTTGGTTTAATTCAGGGCACCCTTGGTAGACAAGGATCGCCGAAAGTTTTGGataatttgaaagaaactttgaaaaagagcaatAAGGAATTCGTAACTGTATTAATGTCTGAAATTTTTCCAGATCGTCTAGCCCAGTTTACAGATGTGGATGCTTGGGTTCAAGTCGCTTGCCCGCGATTGTCCATTGATTGGGGTTATGCTTTTCCAGCACCACTTTTGACTCCATACGAAGCTTCTGTCGCTTTTCAAGCTGCACCGTGGCGTGAAGTCTATCCCATGGACTTTTATGCAACGAATTCACTAGGCAATTGGACCCCCAACAACCCTGAAAACCGGCCGTTGCCGCCCAGAAGAAAAGCTGAGcgtgctgctgctgcttAG
- the ina17 gene encoding mitochondrial F1-FO ATP synthase peripheral stalk assembly factor Ina17, whose amino-acid sequence MVFFKGGYQKPLLIQRRLYSQTQQPSPHIMFYKNYARPLGKVMLFALATYYGLDLFWWKMNSNEEEAEKKAELEALAASLK is encoded by the exons ATGGTATTTTTCAAGGGAGGATATCAAAAACCTCTTCTTATTCAAAGAAGATTATACAGTCAAACTCAACAGCCTTCTCCACAC ATCatgttttataaaaattatgCACGGCCATTAGGAAAAGTCATGTTGTTTGCCTTGGCTACATATTACGGGCTTGATCTTTTCTGGTGGAAGATGAATTCCAATGAGGAAGAAGCTGAGAAAAAAG CCGAATTGGAGGCATTGGCAGCCAGTTTGAAATAG
- the plt1 gene encoding phosphate (Pi) transmembrane transporter Plt1, whose product MKFSHSLQFNAVPEWSESYIAYSNLKKLIYALEHEQVEFPLGRVDEETGLLNHQAQSSPDERFRSSLNKELDGIVNFYGPKEREIEETFEKLGIEYDNYALEYGFGKQTSSGDGVRSAIRFKKDTKNRRNLRDSTISQDVPTSTASNHRVYINGATGSEGNLSNPAVSRAESTAILKSEHSDPTLHNGISVGAPEDEEDEDDDDEEEEEEEEEDTDNHHRLLVEQYPSDIMAYENFVSMKRKITQLYISIHDLMSYVQLNWTGFSKILKKYDKTLGSSMREPYMRYVNEVYPFRPEVRDSLTTRLNKVTEWYANLCCRGYTFVAIRRLRSHLREYVAWERNTVWREMIAIERRTEAARLSGLPSVVGGVNDKDPFASKYIIFRSRFGDLKIRRFFLNSTLLTIAVIFSLFIAILMYPIIDNKEQNNCMALLVLVSLLWATEAIPLFVTSFLVPFLTAFLRILRAEDGSPLPGKESTKVIFASMWNPTIVLLLGGFTIAGALSKYQIAKRLATSILAHAGQKPRNVLLMNMVVAMFASMWISNVAAPILCFSIIQPLLRNLPADSEFAKTLLIGIALASNIGGMASPIASPQNIIALQNMDPSPGWGEWFAVSIPVCIVCVLGVWLFLLFLSSSSERVVLAKIRPSRDKFTKTQWFISFVTIITIILWCFERRYDEIFGDMGVIALIPIIVFFGTGLLTKEDFNNFLWTVIVLAMGGVALGKTVSSSGLLELIAINIGNAVSSLDTFKVLLVFSLLTLVVATFVSHMVAAMIVLPVIHEVGSRLADPHPRIFVMACGLMCSIAMALPTSGFPNMTAIMMENEMGKRYLKVSDFLKAGIPATIISFIALLIIGTTIMRVLGF is encoded by the exons ATGAAGTTTAGTCACAG TCTTCAATTCAATGCCGTTCCGGAATGGTCGGAAAGCTATATAGC TTATTCTAATTTAAAGAAACT TATCTATGCTCTGGAACATGAGCAAGTGGAGTTTCCGTTAGGAAGGGTGGACGAAGAAACGGGACTCTTAAATCATCAAGCACAATCATCGCCGGATGAGCGATTTCGTTCAAGCCTCAACAAAGAGCTTGATGGAATAGTAAATTTTTATGGTCCGAAGGAACGAGAAATCGAAGAGACCTTTGAAAAGCTCGGGATTGAGTATGACAATTATGCATTGGAGTATGGCTTTGGAAAGCAAACCAGCAGTGGAGATGGAGTTCGGAGCGCTATACGGTTCAAAAAGGATACCAAAAATCGTCGAAATCTTCGTGACTCCACCATTAGTCAAGACGTGCCAACATCTACCGCCTCTAATCACCGAGTGTATATAAACGGTGCTACCGGCAGCGAGGGAAACCTTAGTAATCCGGCAGTATCTCGAGCAGAATCTACAGCCATTTTGAAATCTGAACATTCAGATCCAACTCTTCACAATGGTATTTCTGTTGGGGCCCCTGAGGACGAAGAGGacgaagatgatgatgatgaagaagaggaagaggaagaagaggaagataCAGACAATCACCACCGTTTGCTGGTTGAACAATATCCCTCTGATATCATGGCATACGAAAACTTTGTGTCTATGAAGCGGAAAATCACTCAGCTGTACATCTCCATCCATGATCTCATGTCCTATGTGCAACTCAACTGGACAGGTTTTTCAAAGATTCTTAAAAAGTATGACAAGACCCTTGGGAGTAGTATGCGTGAGCCTTATATGCGCTACGTAAACGAAGTGTACCCATTCCGCCCTGAGGTTCGTGATTCATTGACAACGCGTCTAAATAAAGTGACTGAATGGTACGCCAACTTGTGTTGTCGAGGCTATACATTTGTTGCTATCCGACGCCTCCGGAGCCATCTGCGTGAATACGTTGCTTGGGAACGAAATACCGTTTGGAGAGAAATGATTGCAATAGAGCGTAGAACTGAGGCTGCACGCCTCTCCGGTCTTCCGTCAGTAGTTGGAGGGGTCAACGACAAAGACCCTTTTGCTTCCAAATACATAATCTTTCGCAGTAGATTTGGAGATTTAAAAATTCGAAGGTTCTTTCTGAATTCCACACTCCTCACTATTGCTGTCatattttccttatttATTGCTATCTTAATGTACCCGATAATTGATaataaagaacaaaataatTGCATGGCACTCCTTGTGCTGGTTTCCCTCCTGTGGGCCACAGAGGCTATTCCTCTATTCGTTACGTCTTTCCTTGTCCCCTTCCTTACCGCTTTTCTACGAATTTTACGTGCTGAGGATGGTTCACCTTTACCGGGGAAGGAATCAACAAAAGTCATTTTTGCTTCCATGTGGAATCCAACAATCGTATTGCTCTTGGGAGGTTTTACGATTGCTGGAGCACTGAGCAAGTACCAGATTGCAAAACGGCTCGCTACTTCTATCCTTGCCCATGCTGGtcaaaaaccaagaaaTGTATTATTGATGAATATGGTTGTCGCTATGTTTGCTAGCATGTGGATTAGCAATGTTGCAGCTCCTATCCTTTGTTTCTCCATCATACAACCCCTTCTAAGGAATCTTCCAGCTGATTCtgaatttgcaaaaacaTTACTTATCGGCATTGCCCTTGCATCAAATATTGGAGGTATGGCTTCTCCTATTGCCTCTCCTCAAAATATTATTGCGCTGCAAAACATGGATCCTTCACCCGGTTGGGGCGAATGGTTTGCGGTTTCCATACCGGTTTGTATTGTGTGTGTCTTGGGCGTTTGGCTGTTCTTGTTGTTTctgtcttcttcttcagagCGCGTTGTATTGGCCAAGATTCGTCCAAGCAGAGACAAGTTTACCAAAACACAATGGTTCATCTCTTTCGTAACTATTATAACGATTATACTTTGGTGTTTTGAACGACGGTACGATGAGATTTTTGGAGACATGGGCGTAATTGCTTTAATACctattattgttttttttggtacGGGTCTCCTAACGAAAGAGGATTTTAACAATTTTCTATGGACTGTTATCGTGTTAGCAATGGGAGGTGTCGCTTTGGGCAAAACTGTGTCATCGTCTGGACTTTTGGAGTTAATAGCTATCAATATCGGAAATGCTGTGTCGTCCTTGGACACATTCAAGGTATTGTTGGTCTTTTCATTGCTAACATTGGTAGTAGCTACGTTTGTTTCACATATGGTGGCTGCCATGATTGTTTTACCAGTCATTCACGAAGTTGGTAGCCGGTTAGCTGACCCTCATCCTCGTATTTTTGTGATGGCTTGTGGTTTAATGTGCAGCATTGCAATGGCATTACCGACTAGCGGGTTCCCTAATATGACGGCCATTATGatggaaaatgaaatgggAAAACGTTATTTAAAGGTTTCTGATTTCCTAAAGGCTGGAATCCCAGCTACTATAATATCATTTATTGCTTTGCTCATAATAGGAACTACTATCATGCGGGTATTGGGATTTTAG
- the lys9 gene encoding saccharopine dehydrogenase — MPSILLLGSGFVALPTLEYLARREENTVTVACRTLSKAEALIKGVPNSKAIALDVGDEVALEKAVSQHDLTISLIPYTYHAAVMKAAIKHGKHVCTTSYVNPYMAELEESAKKAGSICMNEIGVDPGVDHLYAIKTIEEVHNEGGKIKSFVSYCGGLPAPEDSNNPLGYKFSWSSRGVLLALRNSAKFYEGGKIVNIEGKDLMETAKPYFIYPGYAFVCYPNRDSTVFKERYQIPEAETIIRGTLRYQGFPEFIHCLVDLGFLDDSAREYLDPNGTALPWKEATARVINAASSSEADLVKAISSAHQFKDSDDKKRIINGLKWLGMFSGKTVTPRGNPLDTLCATLEELMQYEEGERDMLILQHKFEVETKEGKPQTRTCTLLDYGVPGGYTSMAKLVGIPCGVASQQILDGVINTPGVLAPNDMSLCTPLIDELAKEGIVIHEEVIDQE, encoded by the coding sequence atgcCTTCTATTTTACTTCTTGGTTCTGGCTTTGTTGCATTGCCAACATTGGAATACTTGGCTCGTCGCGAGGAAAATACTGTAACTGTTGCATGCAGAACCCTTTCTAAGGCTGAAGCCTTGATTAAAGGTGTTCCCAATTCTAAAGCTATTGCTTTGGACGTTGGTGACGAGGTTGCTTTAGAAAAGGCTGTATCTCAACACGATCTTACTATTAGTTTGATCCCCTATACCTACCATGCTGCTGTTATGAAAGCTGCCATCAAGCATGGCAAACACGTCTGCACTACCAGCTACGTGAATCCCTACATGGCTGAATTAGAAGAATCAGCTAAGAAGGCTGGCTCTATTTGCATGAATGAAATCGGTGTCGATCCCGGTGTTGATCATTTATATGCCATCAAGACCATTGAAGAAGTTCACAATGAGGGCGGCAAGATCAAGTCTTTCGTGTCTTACTGTGGTGGTCTTCCTGCCCCTGAAGACTCTAATAACCCTTTGGGCTACAAGTTCTCTTGGTCTTCCCGTGGTGTCTTGTTGGCCCTTCGTAATTCTGCTAAGTTCTATGAAGGCGGTAAGATTGTCAACATTGAAGGTAAGGACTTGATGGAAACTGCCAAGCCCTACTTCATCTACCCTGGTTATGCCTTCGTTTGCTATCCTAACCGTGACTCTACTGTTTTCAAGGAGCGCTACCAAATTCCCGAAGCCGAAACCATCATTCGTGGTACTTTGCGTTACCAAGGCTTCCCTGAATTCATTCACTGCTTGGTCGACCTCGGCTTTTTGGATGATAGCGCCCGTGAGTACTTAGACCCCAACGGTACCGCCTTGCCCTGGAAGGAAGCCACCGCTCGTGTTATCAATGCTGCTTCCTCCTCCGAAGCTGATTTGGTCAAAGCCATCTCTTCTGCTCACCAATTCAAGGATTCCGATGACAAGAAGCGTATCATCAATGGTCTCAAGTGGCTCGGTATGTTTTCCGGAAAGACTGTCACTCCTCGTGGAAATCCTTTGGACACTTTGTGTGCCACTTTAGAGGAACTCATGCAATATGAAGAAGGCGAGCGTGATATGCTTATTTTGCAACACAAGTTTGAGGTAGAAACTAAGGAAGGTAAGCCACAAACTCGTACTTGCACCCTTCTTGATTATGGTGTTCCTGGTGGCTACACTTCTATGGCTAAACTTGTCGGTATTCCATGTGGTGTCGCTTCTCAACAAATCCTTGACGGTGTTATCAACACTCCTGGTGTTTTGGCTCCTAATGATATGTCACTTTGCACCCCTTTGATTGATGAACTTGCCAAGGAAGGCATTGTGATTCACGAGGAAGTCATCGATCAAGAATAA
- a CDS encoding DUF2427 family conserved fungal protein, translating into MDGMQMNSTGDVPIEYDFENYANNMNKYLWAHIICMMIAYVLILPTGIVLAMAKSKAHIPVQVTYVLLTFVGYIFAHLSHHHASHNDYYKGNIHRPVGRVFMWMSFVIVVFGIVTTFIKRTILKAYPSSQSLGSSPVDGKRTEQSMKNCLSYDAPLLENEDTQEDLESFDEGASPRDNQSTFAFNNLKKVSLPKGKLILLSVLRYTHRILGHLWLYMGFFEVCTGLVLLAGIFRGSHIFNGLAHWIKGALFLWYGILSFGEYLGAFAEYGWAWNLRPKLSQSGLRRFVPSKEMVESSVLFTYGITNVWLERLGNTDGVWNHHDMQHVSIAFMLWWAGLCGIFVESKMVRRFLNTGLSYALHQSPHEEGNSTTDESPSASLNLFPAITVFFTGIMMSSHEQKSQISTVIHVIWGRLLSAAAVSRACTYVLLYIKRPSSPWPTRPPTEIITSFCLICGGIMFMASSYDVVNKIRVNGLSAMLLMNVCVALTCIIMCLELFFLGLKGYAHAKHN; encoded by the coding sequence ATGGATGGAATGCAAATGAATTCCACCGGGGACGTTCCTATCGAATATGACTTTGAAAACTATGCTAATAACATGAACAAATATTTATGGGCACACATTATTTGTATGATGATTGCCTACGTCCTTATTCTGCCAACCGGTATCGTTTTGGCTATGGCGAAAAGCAAGGCTCATATTCCTGTTCAAGTGACCTATGTGTTATTAACCTTCGTTGGGTACATTTTTGCTCATCTTTCTCATCATCATGCTTCTCACAATGATTACTACAAGGGAAACATTCATCGTCCGGTGGGAAGAGTCTTCATGTGGATGTCATTTGTGATTGTAGTCTTTGGAATTGTTACCACATTCATAAAACGAACGATTTTGAAGGCTTATCCTTCCAGCCAATCCCTTGGTTCATCGCCAGTTGATGGGAAAAGAACCGAGCAATCAATGAAGAACTGTCTGAGCTATGATGCACCtcttttagaaaatgaagacACTCAGGAAGATTTGGAGTCATTTGATGAAGGTGCCAGTCCTAGAGATAATCAGTCGACCTTTGCttttaataatttaaagaaagtttctcttccaaaaggaaaacttaTTTTGTTATCGGTGTTGCGCTATACACACAGGATTTTAGGACATTTATGGTTGTACATGggtttttttgaagtttgtACTGGACTTGTTTTACTTGCCGGAATTTTCAGAGGAAGTCATATTTTCAACGGTCTTGCCCATTGGATTAAGGGAGCCCTCTTCCTATGGTACGGAATTCTATCCTTTGGAGAATATCTTGGCGCTTTTGCTGAATACGGCTGGGCATGGAATCTTCGTCCCAAATTAAGCCAAAGTGGGCTTAGAAGGTTCGTACCAAGTAAGGAAATGGTTGAGTCTTCCGTTCTTTTCACTTATGGCATTACCAACGTATGGCTAGAGCGTCTTGGTAATACAGATGGAGTATGGAATCATCACGATATGCAACATGTGTCGATTGCTTTTATGCTCTGGTGGGCTGGCTTATGTGGTATCTTTGTTGAATCAAAAATGGTTCGCAGATTTTTGAACACTGGCTTGTCCTACGCCTTACATCAGTCTCCTcatgaagaaggaaattcTACTACTGATGAGAGCCCCTCTGCTTCGTTAAATCTCTTTCCTGCGATAACAGTGTTCTTTACTGGCATCATGATGTCGTCtcatgaacaaaaaagccaaaTCTCCACCGTTATCCATGTCATTTGGGGTCGATTGCTTTCTGCAGCAGCCGTTTCTCGTGCGTGTACTTACGTTTTGCTTTATATAAAACGACCTAGTTCACCATGGCCAACTCGTCCTCCAACAGAAATCATTacaagtttttgtttgatctGCGGAGGAATTATGTTTATGGCATCTTCTTATGATgttgtaaataaaattcgCGTCAACGGGTTATCTGCTATGCTACTCATGAATGTATGCGTTGCTTTAACTTGTATAATTATGTGTCTTGAACTATTCTTCTTAGGATTAAAAGGATATGCACATGCAAAACATAATTAA